The following proteins are co-located in the Palaemon carinicauda isolate YSFRI2023 chromosome 30, ASM3689809v2, whole genome shotgun sequence genome:
- the not gene encoding ubiquitin carboxyl-terminal hydrolase 22 has translation MSLEGCVHLSEFKSSRGTQPFRVIYSFFVFCTSKAARRQKAKWCVCSICGSPGPRVHACLHCIHFACYQDHVHDHCSSMQHNLAADVEQGQILCIACGDYVYDSEVGRIAKACREKSRRSLCLDTEYRSWQPDEMEMSLLQTHPKRRRPTANSTIGLRGLINLGNTCFMSCIVQALTHTPLLRDYFLSDKHVCQFNNDSSRCLVCEISRLFQEFYSGNKAPLILHKLLHLIWTHARHLAGYEQQDAHEFFIAALDVLHRHCQGNPPSNGDSTHTCSCIIDQIFTGGLQSDVVCQACNGVSTTIDPFWDISLDLGPCPYSSSKSEKSVPTSLTDCLERFTRPEHLGSSAKIKCSSCQSYQESTKQLTMKKLPIVCSFHLKRFEHSNRLHKKISTFISFPEHLDMTPFMSNRRNNNNNHNGVTTHPTDINNRYSLFAVVNHVGNLDAGHYTAYVRQHRDQWYKCDDHMITRATIQDVLQSEGYLLFYHKQILEYD, from the exons ATGAGTCTGGAAGGATGCGTTCATCTTTCCGAGTTCAAGTCGTCGAGAGGGACACAGCCATTTCGTGTGATTTACAGTTTCTTTGTCTTTTGCACGAGTAAAGCGGCGAGGCGGCAGAag GCGAAATGGTGCGTGTGTTCGATATGTGGGTCCCCTGGCCCCCGTGTACACGCCTGTTTGCACTGCATCCATTTTGCATGTTACCAGGATCATGTTCATGATCATTGCTCTTCGATGCAACATAATTTGG CTGCTGATGTCGAACAAGGCCAGATCTTGTGCATTGCTTGCGGAGATTACGTCTATGACTCGGAGGTTGGCAGGATTGCCAAGGCTTGCCGCGAGAAATCCCGTCGATCGCTCTGTCTTGACACGGAATATAGGTCGTGGCAGCCGGATGAGATGGAAATGTCTTTATTGCAAACCCATCCAAAGAGAAGGCGACCAACTGCAAATTCAACTATTG GTCTTCGAGGTTTAATCAACTTAGGAAATACTTGCTTTATGAGCTGCATTGTGCAGGCATTAACGCACACCCCTTTGCTAAGAGATTACTTTCTCTCGGACAAACACGTCTGCCAGTTCAACAATGATTCTTCGCGTTGCTTGGTTTGCGAAATATCCAGACTATTTCAAGAG tTTTACAGTGGTAACAAAGCGCCTTTAATCCTCCATAAGTTACTTCACCTTATCTGGACGCATGCAAGACACTTGGCGGGGTACGAGCAGCAGGATGCACACGAGTTTTTCATTGCTGCCCTAGACGTATTACATCGTCATTGCcag GGTAATCCTCCATCCAATGGAGATTCCACACACACATGTTCCTGTATTATAGACCAAATTTTTACTGGCGGACTGCAGTCTGATGTTGTTTGTCAAGCATGCAA TGGCGTTTCAACTACAATTGATCCCTTTTGGGATATTTCCTTGGACCTTGGACCATGTCCATACAGCAGCAGTAAATCAGAGAAGAGCGTTCCAACATCTCTTACGGACTGCTTAGAACGGTTCACAAGGCCGGAACATCTAG GAAGTAGCGCAAAAATAAAATGTAGCAGTTGTCAAAGCTATCAAGAATCAACAAAGCAGTTAACAATGAAAAAACTTCCAATAGTTTGTAGTTTCCATTTAAAG CGGTTTGAGCATAGCAACAGGTTACATAAGAAAATATCAACATTTATATCTTTCCCAGAACATTTAGATATGACTCCTTTTATGTCAAAtagaagaaacaacaacaacaatcataacgGAGTCACAACACATCCAACTGACATAAATAATAG GTACTCACTTTTTGCAGTCGTTAATCACGTAGGCAATTTAGATGCTGGACATTACACAGCGTACGTCCGGCAACATCGCGATCAGTGGTACAAGTGTGATGACCACATGATAACCCGAGCCACTATCCAGGATGTTTTGCAAAGTGAAGG GTACCTACTCTTTTATCACAAGCAGATTCTGGAATATGATTGA